Genomic window (Cydia amplana chromosome 11, ilCydAmpl1.1, whole genome shotgun sequence):
ACTATAAAGCTAACTAATCTAAGTTGGACGCCAGGTGAGTTTCCGTCTGGTGACCGACGAGGTACTCAGCCAAACCGCTGCCGATGTAAAGGCTAGCTCAGTCAGATATCGCTTTTCATATTAAGCCGTACACCAAAAGGGCATGACGATACGCTAAAACAAGACATAAATCTACTTTATTCTCCGCTACTAGATTGACTAAGTAACGTCAACAGCTAAATTATACAAAGCTAATCCTAGCTCCTTCCTTGATAGGTACTAAAACTTACCCCTTTGGTGTAGATGATTTAACACTCacaaaacaacaaaattaatgttacatccACTGGTAGGATTGTCCagatttaaatttcaaattatttcCATAAATTCCTTTTTGCAATCTTAAATCACAGCACCAGTGTAGAATACATGTCTACATGACTTGCTATTCCAATTTCAAGTGTCGGTTACAATTTTTCTCGACATGACCGCAAAtattattctattatattcaaaCACACAAACTAAACATACAAAAAGTTACACGTTCCGAGAATCGATCCTCGGTCCTCCAACTTACAAGTCAAGCTTGCACGCCACTGGGCCACCAAGACTCATGACTAGCGGGCGTAAATAGGCCACCAGTTACAGCGCACTTAAACCATTGCACCTTATTCCAAAGACATAAGGTCTATTACAGAATGATGTCGATTATCTTATTTTGACTTAGTGACATCATAACACTGTGCTACCCAAAAATTTGCAGAAAGAGACCAAGACCACCCGGAGTACAAGAGCACGACCAGTCGCAAACAAACCACTGATAGATAACAAGAAAAAGCTAACTGAAAAAACCAAAGCTAACCCAGTAAAACCACCGCTAAAACAACAGATGTTCCAAAGCAGTTCATCTAGCAGTGATATGGAACAGCCCAGTAAACAAAGTAAGCCAAGCCAACGAAAATCAATTACTAAAACTCAGGAAACAGTGCCAATGGCACAAGCGTCCACCTCCCAGGATTCAGCCTGCGACTTACAAGATAATGCATCTATGTCATCCCAAGACTCGCAAGTGTCATCCCAAGACTCGCAAGATGCCGTAATGTCCCAAGCAATGTCATCACAAGACGAACTAAGTACTCCCAGAAACAAGGTCCCTAAGAGCGAGTCTAGTTCGGAAGAGAAGCTTCGTTCTCCAAAGGCGGTTGATATGCCGCTGACGCCGGAACAGATTGCAGAGGCGGTTAAGAATATCAGTCCATGCGTCACAATGTCGCGAGGAAAGGATAATGCTAGGAAAGAGATGAAGAAAAAACTGGAAGAAGGTATACTTTTTTGGTTGGAAACTTTTTTTCTGAATATTAATTTACTGTCACACTGTCAGTTCCCCTATGTCAGCTACTTTTCTCTTTTGAATAAAATCCTGTATCCTAACAAACCTTAacccaggggtcaccaaatggcggaccgccGACCCTGACCCCTGCCTTAACCTTTTGTGGCACCTTGCTTGTGCGCTTGCGCCTATCGTGCGCGGtgcgtcattgtgaaccttgtcgaaatgcacgaaggttgatattggcctTTAGCCGCGCGCGTCAAAGGGTAGTAGTAGTGTAAAACGAAATTCTTTATATgcctattataataataaagccTTTTATGCCGAACAATATTCCAATATTCCGTGTATTTATAGATCAAATGTTTCTTTGTAAACTCCTAAATAGCCTCATTGATTCTTCCACTCTTCTTGAAAAAATTGTTCCTAAATTGCCTCGTATTCCCTCTCGCCACCCCCAAACATTCCATATCAGCTTTTGTAGTTCTAATTTCGTCAAAAATACTTTCTTTAGACGAGCCTGTCAAAATTATAACATTAATTTCATAAATCTAGATATCTTTTCATTGTCTTTCGGTAAATATAGCAGTGGTCTGCGGAGCCAAATATTCCCATAGCAGTGTAATGTAATGTTATTATAtactttgttaaaaaaaagtcattgtTTTACAGTCTTATgaaatgtgtatgtatgtttgtaagcATGATCGAATTAAGGTACTTTGTGAGTCATGTATCCACTTGGTACCTCTGTGTATCTTCCTATTAATAGGCATAACCGAACTTGCCCTGTTTCTACTTATTACAGTTATTACCtatatcattattttatacttaatggAACTATAGGTCTTATTGTATATCTACAACTTTAAACATATTTGtatgtgactgtttgtttcctaaaaaaaaaaatataaattacaattgaataaatgaattaatttatattatatctcTCAGTTCGGTGTGCCGTAAGGCATAGGCCTCCTTCAACTGTCTCCATTGGGCTGTCTGCAGCAACCCTCATCTAGTATGGCCCCAGAGTCAGACGAATGCCATCTTTCCATCTTGTAATTGGATGTGCTTGCTTTCTAGTACAGCCTATAGGGTACCATATAGTAATCTGTTTGCTCCATTTTTCTATTGGGAagccatttttgtttttttattgaactTCCAGGTCTGTTTGTATCACCTCTCAGTTTCTGTACATTGTGTACAACATATGTAAAATGTTTATtatgactgtttgtgttctaagttttttttaaatatatatgccTATAATAACTTGTTAATTAATCACGCCCAGGACTGTTGGATGAGGATAACAGCAACATGGAAAGCGTGAACCACTTCCGTCGGCAGCTGAACTCTGAGATGGTCCGCATTACTGCCATGTGCGAGACCTGGGACCAGATCTTTGCTCAGACCGTACTGCCGGAGCCTATCCAGGTTTGCTCAcagtcttattattattaaatgaataaatattatctttatcttatcttatcttattatgtGTTGTATCTCCGTTTTAAAACTTTCGGGTTTTTCGAGCCCGGGTATTTAGGATAAACCGTGCGTGGGGAATCAGGGATATACTTTATACTTGGACTTTACGTTTGGAGAGAACTGATGTCGATGATTAGGTCGTTACATGATAcattatatctattaaaaacgtTACTCCAAAAAATGGCTTGTGTAAAATTACCGAAATATTTCTTATAGTTCGCTAACTCATAGAAACAAATATACGAGGCCTCAGTTGAGTCACAAAGACGTAGATTGTAGAAAAATTATTAGTATTGACTGTTTTTGCCTTAAAGATTTAATTTCAAGCTTTTAAGACTTTCCAAAATGACTTCCTTTAGTTCCTTTATATCCTatgaatttttacaataattagATTTAtctgttcaaaacgcgaaagtttaaagtattatttgggCTCTTTGTTCCAGGAGTTAGTGCTGACAGCAGTGGGGCAGGCGCGGCTGCTGATGTCGCAGAAGTTGCAGCAGTTCGCGGGGCTGCTGGAGACTTGCGCGCGGCCCACGCCGGGGGCGGCGCCCGTCACCCCGGCCGACCTGCACGGCTTCTGGGACATGGTGTTCATGCAGGTGAGCTGCCCAGGAGTCAGTGCTGCAGCAGCAGTTGCAGCAGTTCGCGGGGCTGCTGGAGACTTGCGCGCGGCCCACGCCGGGGGCGGCGCCCGTCACCCCGGCCGACCTGCACGGCTTCTGGGACATGGTGTTCATGCAGGTGAGCTGCCCAGGAGTCAGTGCTGCAGCAGTAGTTGCAGCAGTTCGCGGGGCTGCTGGAGACTTGCGCGCGGCCCACGCCGGGGGCGGCGCCCGTCACCCCGGCCGACCTGCACGGCTTCTGGGACATGGTGTTCATGCAGGTGAGCTGCCCAGGAGTCAGTGCTGCAGCAGCAGTTGCAGCAGTTCGCGGGGCTGCTGGAGACTTGCGCGCGGCCCACGCCGGGGGCGGCGCCCGTCACCCCGGCCGACCTGCACGGCTTCTGGGACATGGTGTTCATGCAGGTGAGCTGCCCAGGAGTCAGTGCTGCAGCAGTAGTTGCAGCAGTTCGCGGGGCTGCTGGAGACTTGCGCGCGGCCCACGCCGGGGGCGGCGCCCGTCACCCCGGCCGACCTGCACGGCTTCTGGGACATGGTGTTCATGCAGGTGAGCTGCCCAGGAGTCAGTGCTGCAGCAGCAGTTGCAGCAGTTCGCGGGGCTGCTGGAGAAATGCGCTccaagtttaaccggttaactccgggtgaatggtgcaagtcgcCCTAACGTCAATAGGCGGGTCTTTCTGCCCGAGGAATTGCAGCTGAGGCACGTCTCCACCGACCGAGCagcttagggccaccccacatctagcgtctttcgagtctcgtcggcgtctacaactctatggccctgctcgacgcaactgcgcagcgacgtcattttccatagcgctgaccgacgccgacgcccgaaagacgccagatgtggggtggcccttagagtTACGAAGCCTcttaatcaatgtgtaatcgGAGGCGGTTAGCGATGAGCGAATATTTTGCCACTGGAAAGTGTTTCTCTTAAAAAaagaaccggccaagtgcgagtcggactcgcgcacggagggttccgcaccattaacaaaaaatagagcaaaacaagcaaaataaaaagcggccaagtgcgagtcggactcgcccatgaagggttccgtatttaggcgatttatgacgtataaaaaaaaactacttactagatctcgttcaaaccaattttcggtggaagtttacatggtaatgtacatcatatattttttttagttttatcattctcttattttagaagttacagggggggggacacacattttgccactttggaagtgtctctcgcgcaaactattcagtttagaaaaaaatgatattagaaatgtcaatatcatttttgaagacctatccatagataccccacacgtatgggtttgatgaaaaaaaaatttttgagtttcagttcgaagtatggggaaccccaaaaatttattgttttttttctatttttgtgtgaaaatcttaatgcggttcacagaatacatctacttaccaagtttcaacagtatagttcttatagtttcggagaaaagtggctgtgacatacggacggacagacagacggacagacggacagacagacagacatgacgaatctataagggttccgttttttgccatttggctacggaaccctaaaaacggtcacccatccaagtactggccccgcccgacgttgctaacttcggtcaaaaattacgtttgttgtatgggagccccacttaaatctttattttattctgtttttagtatttgttgttatagcggcaacagaaatacatcatctgtgaaaatttcaactgtctagctatcacggttcgtgagatacagcctggtgacggacggacggacggacggacggacagcggagtcttagtaatagggtcccgtttttaccctttgggtacggaaccctaaaaaagttctTGTCAGCAGCATGACTAAATTCTTCTAGTAGCTAAAACACCTTTAAAGCTCGAGATTAAATGAATTTTCTGATATCAAATCACAATTGACTGTGACTTTTGCCGTTGTTTGTTTatgaattaatgtaaaaaaaaaactgctaaaTATGTTGGAGTAATATTGATGTTTAGGTATTTATCGACAACTAAACTACACAGGTGGAGAACGTAGACATGTGCTTCAAGAGCCTCGAAGAGTTGCGGCTGCGGGACTGGATCGAGGAGCAGAAGCCAGTGGCCAAGAGAGTGGTGGCCAAGCCGGCGGCCAAGAAAGTAGTGGCCAAGCCCACCGGAGGGCCCAGCCGGCTCAGGGAGATGATTGCTGGTGAGTCGAATTGTATGAATGACCAATATTAGGGATTAAGTTTTATACAAACTGGACCCAAAGATttcttttaaccttttaaccgccgtagactgatatatacagggtggattttctttttgggtcagtgagggcagctaccagatcccgtgctgctacgagaaaatggtcttagaagaccttccctcgatttcaaattaatgaagattggcttttacagattttgaaaaaaacatacaggttgcgagaaaaaggtcatttttgacaaactttttttttgatgccaatcgatcccattcctattcagaatcaaaagcttgtatggaagcaaaaaaaaatttccggctagaaaagccacaaatcgaggaaaacttttcccatacaatttgtatgaaaatgaaaacttttatttttcatatgctatttttgtatgccaatcgattccattcctatccagtatcaatagtttcctaggggtcaactttcgataatgtactaaaaagccacaaattaataaaaacttttgcatacatttactatggagaaaacgtgaaatttaattcacatttttctatctgcccaatcagtcctgttacatttaaggatcatactgtatgaagacattgctgtaagactgatgggcgagatagaaaattgtgaataaaatttcacgttttctccatagtaaatgtatgcaaaagtttttattaatttgtggctttttagtacattatcgaaagttgactcctaggaaactattgatactggataggaatggaatcgattggcatacaaaaatagcatgtgaaaaataaaagttttcgttttcatacaaattgtatgggaaaagttttcctcgatttgtggcttttctagccggaaaattttttttggttccatacaagcttttgatcctgaataggaatgggatcgattggcatcaaaaaaaaagtttctcaaaaatgacctttttctcgcaccctgtatgtttttttcaaaatctgtaaaagccaatcttcattaatttgaaatcgagggaaggtcttctaagaccgttttctcgtagcagcacgggatctggtagctgccctcactgacccaaaaagaaaatccaccctgtatatatatgatAAGATATGTCTTCAAAATCGAGCTTATTTCGctgctgtctgataaataagacgaaACTTcatgtaacttcgtaccccccggcgacacgagcacgctcgatgacgtattctatggcggttaaaaggttaatgggTATATACTCGACGTGTTTAGAGTGTTTTTTACTATAAACATAAGTTTAACATTATCAGTCAGATCTCAGAACGAGTGTCTTACCTTCTAGCAAATAGTTACAGCAATTAGTTATACAGTAGTTATTGCATGACCTACATTCTTTATTTGAATTTTCAGCCGCAAGAAAAGCAAAGAAAGACCAAGAATCTCAATCCGAAAACTCTGAATCGGAGAAGTCGGAGCCAACAGCGTCTCCTGAAACCAAAACGTTTGAGGCCGGTTTCTTCAGAATCAGCTCTCCGATGAAGCTAGGGTCTCCGGCCCCGGGCACACCCAACAACAAGGCTAGTCTGCTGAAAACTGTACTGTCCAGTGAAGCTAAGAAGTCCGTGTCTAAGGTAAGCAACACATTCAACCTTTTGCTTGTACTTGATTGGAATCCTAACCACATTTTTCAATCaccttttagcatttttttagTTTCTACATATATGACATGAACAATTTTTGGATGGTTTTGGAGGTGCACATTCTACCAAGAAATTGGATATATTGggtgaaataccaacattagtTAGTCTGACCTTAAAAtgatatataaaattaaattgttaaaaaactGTTAGGTCCTGAGCAGCTGTAACTGTAACTTAAGAAACAAATCAGATTGTTCCAACAAAATCAAGAGATCAAGACCTATTAGTTTAGTATCGGAAATGTTGCAAACAAACACATACatgcactacatagtataacacaaagtcgcttcccgctgtctgtctgtccctttgtatgcttagatctttaaaactacacaacggattttgatgcggttttttaatagatagagtgattcaagaggaaggtttatgtataatttgttaacccgtgcgaagccggggcgaatcgctagtttaaaataaaagttagtGTCACACATACAATTTTGATGTATATCTTTCTTCCAGAACTCTATGTCTTTCGCCATGCTGCGAGCATCGCTGATGAGCAAGATCTTGGACATCGAAGGCGTGTCTCCTCTCATGGTAAGTGACGTTGAGTATTCTCAGGATTTGTTGAAGAAAGATCTCTGCAACGACCGTTTGTTGTTAAACTATTTTATTGAGGGCAGCGCATAAGTGTAGATAATCGTCTCTTCAATATTAATTCAGATTGCTGCTTGGAACGGGGTCGTGGGCGCCACTCAAAAACCTTTATGCACCAGCACCTGTCCGTTTTGCAATCAATGTGCTTTGGCTACCTACTGCTTGGAAACTCACTAACCTTAGTTGTCTCGTGAATCTCCTCGATTCTCATTCGATTTCTCAAGAGTTTCCGcttgatttttgtttatttgttcgGAAAACTTACAGCTAGATTATTagattactagcgacccgccccggcttcgcacgggaaaaaaaaatataaacctttcctcttgaatcactctatctattaaaaaaaccgtatcaaaatccgttgcgtagttttaaagatctaagcatacatagggacagacagacagcgggaagcgactgttttatactatgtagtgatgattatttttagcaTTATCTTTCAAAAAATTCCAGCAAACTCCAACCATCACGGTGAACCTGGACGCGACCCCGGCGCGCAGCATCCTCAAGCAGAACCCGGTCAGCAACAAGAAACCAGACAAGCTCAAGACCGAACCGTCCAGCCCCACGTCTTACACCAGCTGTGACAAGACCGAGGCAGAGGACCCGGGAGTAGCGCCGTTGCCGGCCGATGACAAGGAGAATACGGCTACGACGAAACAAACTTCGGCAAGAAAGTCTAGGTTAGTTTAAATTAACTGCAGAATATAAGCTACAAAACAGTGCTTTTCCAAGTCCAAGCTTCCAGTACCACGTCTTACACCAGCTGTGACAAGACCGAGGCAGAGGACCCGGGAGTAGCGCCGCTGCCGGCCGATGACAAGGAGAATACGGCTACGACGAAACAAACATCGGCAAGAAAGTCTAGGTTAGTTTAAATTAACTGCAGAATATAAGCTACAAAACAGTGCTTTTCCAAGTCCAAGCTTCCAGTACCACGTCTTACACCAGCTGTGACAAGACCGAGGCAGAGGACCCGGGAGTAGCGCCGCTGCCGGCCGATGACAAGGAGAATACGGCTACGACGAAACAAACATCGGCAAGAAAGTCTAGGTTAGTTTAAATTAACTGCAGAATATAAGCTACAAAACAGTGCTTTTCCAAGTCCAAGCTTCCAGTACCACGTCTTACACCAGCTGTGACAAGACCGAGGCAGTGGACCCGGGAGTAG
Coding sequences:
- the LOC134652309 gene encoding disks large-associated protein 5-like, yielding MPFLDCNLSQRRTFGPPPPPPKPMPSTSGRVTRSQARQKTESNPNAQTKSFAPSNAAFKPSLFFKTEVPTLAPINKKKASKSKSNITFEPKETKTTRSTRARPVANKPLIDNKKKLTEKTKANPVKPPLKQQMFQSSSSSSDMEQPSKQSKPSQRKSITKTQETVPMAQASTSQDSACDLQDNASMSSQDSQVSSQDSQDAVMSQAMSSQDELSTPRNKVPKSESSSEEKLRSPKAVDMPLTPEQIAEAVKNISPCVTMSRGKDNARKEMKKKLEEGLLDEDNSNMESVNHFRRQLNSEMVRITAMCETWDQIFAQTVLPEPIQELVLTAVGQARLLMSQKLQQFAGLLETCARPTPGAAPVTPADLHGFWDMVFMQVENVDMCFKSLEELRLRDWIEEQKPVAKRVVAKPAAKKVVAKPTGGPSRLREMIAAARKAKKDQESQSENSESEKSEPTASPETKTFEAGFFRISSPMKLGSPAPGTPNNKASLLKTVLSSEAKKSVSKNSMSFAMLRASLMSKILDIEGVSPLMQTPTITVNLDATPARSILKQNPVSNKKPDKLKTEPSSPTSYTSCDKTEAEDPGVAPLPADDKENTATTKQTSARKSSCDKTEAEDPGVAPLPADDKENTATTKQTSARKSSCDKTEAEDPGVAPLPADDKENTATTKQTSARKSSCDKTEAVDPGVAPLPADDKENTATTKQTSARKSRLSRQNAEEQSSPVTTRSRRKSAQTPQEETEIQTKRGTRKSAQTPQEETEVQPKPETEVQPKRSTRKSAQTPKEETEVQPKRRIRKSAQTPLAETEVQPKRSTRKSAQTPLAETEVQPKRSTRKSAQTLLAETEVQPKRSTRKSAQTLLAETEVQPKRRTRKSAQTPLVESDTNVEKKRSTRKKDAQAQETDA